The Pseudochaenichthys georgianus unplaced genomic scaffold, fPseGeo1.2 scaffold_1904_arrow_ctg1, whole genome shotgun sequence genome contains the following window.
gctaacgctccactagctaacgctgcactagctaacgctgcactagctaacgctgcactagctaacgctccactagctaacgctccactagctaacgctacattagctgctgctgcactagctaacgctccactagctaacgctccacgctgcactagctaacgctccacgctgcactagctaacgctgcactagctaacgctgcactagctaacgctccactagctaacgctgcactagctgacgctgcactagctaacgctgcaCTAGCTAGCGCTACATTAGCAAAACAAACGCTATTTGTTTTGCTAAAGGTGCTTCAAACACGTTCCCTCCACTGGTTTCAACCGAGCACTACATTCGATGTTTTCCAACCAAATACGGTTGAACTGacacttatttatttgtaagtagaTTCGAAGAGACATGAGTTTCTGACTGCCGCTAGCTGAAGcttggttgctaggttactagcTGGGTGTTCTCCGATAAGGGGCCGGGGGAAACAAAGCTAGTGATTACTGGTTCCATGTTGATTTAATTCAATGCAAATTGTTGGGGAACTGAACGGCTCTCACCGTCCTGGTTACTTTGCAGCCCGGACATTTccccaaaacacatttagacACGATCGCAACACAGAAGTACCTTTCCAATCCCATcacttttaagacctttttaaggCCTTAAATTCAGATTATCAAATGTAAGTCTTTTTAAGACCCAGCGGGAAccctgctgccttcagggacacaCACGGAAACACCACATCCTGCAGgactctatatattatattattattatttgaggTGCATGTGTGCTACGTACTCTGTCCATGAGGGGGGGCTGGAGAGCCTTCAGTTTCCCTGCTCGGTCCTCCAGAGGGTCGCTGCAGCTCTGACTCCTCTGAGCACCACTGAAGAAGAAACGCACGTCAGCTGgtcagtaataataataataataacaataataatagctacaacaacaacagtagTTCTCTGACCCCATGCAGGCTGCAGAGTGTTTGGTCTTCCGGATGAAGGCGGAGATGTTCCTGATCTTCCGGCTCAGCGGCTCCTCGTTCTCAGAGTCAGACAGAACTCCCTGTGAGAAAATAAACAATACTTTTTttgaatttcactttttttctcaaaactTCTAAATGTTCACTTTTTGGAAAATTTGATTTTTCGGAATACGGTGCGTTCATGGACCGCAGTAAAGCGGGAGAGATACGGTGCGTTCATGGACCGCAGTAAAGCGGGAGAGATACGGTGCGTTCATGGACCGCAGTAAAGCGGGAGAGATACGGTGCGTTCACGGACCGCAGTAAAGCGGCAGAGatacggtgcgttcactgaccgcagtaaagcgggagagatacggtgcgttcactgaccgcaGTAAAGCGGGAGAGATACGGTGCGTTCACGGACCGCAGTAAAGCGGCAGAGatacggtgcgttcactgaccgcagtaaagcgggagagatacggtgcgttcactgaccgcagtaaagcgggagagatacggtgcgttcactgaccgcaGTAAAGCGGGAGAGATACGGTGCGTCTACTGACCGCAGTCAAGCGGCAGAGatacggtgcgttcactgaccgcaGTAAAGCGAGAGAGATACGGTGCGTCTACTGACCGCAGTCAAGCGGGAGAGatacggtgcgttcactgaGCGCAGTAAAGCGGCAGAGatacggtgcgttcactgaccgcaGTCAAGCGGGAGAGatacggtgcgttcactgaccgcaGTCAAGCGGGAGAGatacggtgcgttcactgaccgcagtaaagcgggagagatacggtgcgttcactgaccgcagtaaagcgggagagatacggtgcgttcactgaccgcagtaaagcgggagagatacggtgcgttcactgaccgcaGTAAAGCGGCAGAGatacggtgcgttcactgaccgcagtaaagcgggagagatacggtgcgttcactgaccgcaGTAAAGCGGGAGAGATACGGTGCGTCTACTGACCGCAGTAAAGCGGGAGAGatacggtgcgttcactga
Protein-coding sequences here:
- the rnf169 gene encoding E3 ubiquitin-protein ligase RNF169 → MAAVGRNRSREARDRRRDSRRELFVSPALIPKCSDVSSGASGKHKGVLSDSENEEPLSRKIRNISAFIRKTKHSAACMGGAQRSQSCSDPLEDRAGKLKALQPPLMDRVRSTHAPQIIII